The Halictus rubicundus isolate RS-2024b unplaced genomic scaffold, iyHalRubi1_principal scaffold0052, whole genome shotgun sequence genome includes a window with the following:
- the LOC143363509 gene encoding uncharacterized protein LOC143363509, which produces MENVRNHASVKLLSRWDGRHGVERLVARPNFHSCTVFSEDFVAIQLKKTNIKFYKPVYIGMSVLDISKCCLYDFHYGYMYPNLKENCKILYTDTDSLIYEIVCDDAYELLKRDINRYDTSNYAENNVYGVPIANKKMLGLMKDENGGKIMTEFVGLRSKMYATRVRDSEDACCETKKIKGIRTNATARDISFKDYIECLHNYTEKSVSNNRIMSVQHQVYSVSEMKLALSPYDDKRYICNNLINTLPWGHYSINDDVDFL; this is translated from the coding sequence ATGGAGAACGTTCGGAATCACGCGAGCGTGAAATTACTCTCTCGGTGGGACGGTCGACACGGTGTCGAAAGATTGGTAGCTAGACCGAATTTTCACAGTTGCACGGTGTTCTCGGAGGATTTCGTTGCGATTCAACTGAAAAaaacgaatattaaattttataaacccGTATACATAGGCATGTCCGTATTGGATATATCTAAATGCTGTTTGTACGACTTTCATTATGGCTATATGTAtccaaatttaaaagaaaactgtaagattttatacacggacacggacagcTTGATATACGAGATCGTTTGCGACGACGCGTATGAGCTGTTGAAACGCGATATCAATCGATACGACACGAGCAATTATGCTGAGAACAACGTGTACGGCGTCCCGATCGCGAACAAAAAGATGCTGGGTTTGATGAAGGACGAGAACGGTGGCAAAATTATGACGGAATTCGTAGGACTTCGCTCGAAAATGTACGCGACTCGCGTGCGCGACAGCGAGGACGCGTGCTGTGAAACCAAAAAGATAAAAGGCATTAGAACGAATGCCACGGCTAGGGATATAAGTTTCAAAGACTATATCGAGTGCCTTCATAATTATACGGAGAAAAGTGTTAGCAATAATCGTATAATGTCCGTACAGCATCAGGTGTATTCGGTATCCGAAATGAAATTGGCGCTGAGTCCGTACGACGATAAACGATACATTTGCAATAATTTGATCAACACTCTTCCTTGGGGTCATTATAGTATCAACGATGACGttgatttcctatga
- the LOC143363508 gene encoding uncharacterized protein LOC143363508: protein MFEDILGISKAPIFDNRITKIELHTYNPYANTTFGNNDEIRIPIQQQDLYTLPCRSFLYVEGKLSLPGKLELPTGESRIDTASLDNNAVPFMFEEIRYELNGVEIDRSRNPGTTTTLKNYASLSKTRSNALSNAGWLYGNDDSKPTATATAAINFNFCVPMSMLLGFCEDYKRVVINARHELILIRSRTDANALRGSSDNAKPVLDLYKIQWRMPHVTLDEIHKLSMLRILDSDRSIGMSFRSWDLYEYPLLQATTKHTWAIKTAPQMEKPRYVIFALQTDRRNSLMKTVTRFDHCQLANIRLYLNSETYPYDDLNIDFEKGKYALLYDMYAKSQESYYGNDEALLDVANFLKYAPLVVLHCSRQNEALKNATIDVRIEFECRADVPPSTTAYCLIIHDCIMEYNPLTNIVRKIV, encoded by the coding sequence GATCGAGCTGCACACGTACAATCCCTATGCCAACACAACGTTCGGAAACAACGATGAGATAAGGATACCTATTCAACAGCAAGATCTGTACACGCTTCCCTGCAGAAGCTTCTTATACGTCGAGGGAAAACTTAGTTTACCAGGAAAACTCGAATTACCGACCGGAGAATCTCGCATCGACACGGCGAGTCTCGACAACAATGCCGTCCCGTTCATGTTCGAGGAAATACGCTACGAATTGAACGGAGTGGAAATCGATCGGTCCAGAAATCCTGGTACAACCACGACCCTGAAGAATTATGCGAGTCTGTCCAAGACGAGAAGCAACGCGTTGTCCAATGCAGGGTGGTTGTACGGCAACGACGATTCGAAGCCAACGGCCACGGCCACGGCGgcgatcaatttcaatttttgcgtACCTATGAGCATGTTATTGGGCTTCTGCGAAGACTACAAACGCGTCGTAATAAATGCTCGACACGAGTTGATTCTGATACGCTCGCGTACCGACGCGAACGCGTTGCGCGGCTCTTCCGACAACGCGAAGCCCGTTCTAGATCTGTACAAAATTCAATGGCGAATGCCACACGTCACGCTGGACGAAATACATAAACTATCAATGTTACGTATCCTAGACAGTGACAGGTCGATCGGCATGAGCTTCCGATCGTGGGATCTGTACGAGTATCCTCTACTGCAAGCAACCACGAAGCATACATGGGCGATAAAAACAGCTCCGCAAATGGAAAAACCGCGATACGTGATATTCGCTTTGCAAACCGATCGACGGAACAGCTTAATGAAAACGGTTACGCGATTCGATCATTGTCAGTTAGCCAATATTCGACTTTACTTGAACTCGGAAACCTATCCGTACGATGATTTAAACATCGATTTCGAGAAAGGTAAATACGCGTTGCTCTACGATATGTATGCGAAATCCCAAGAATCGTACTATGGAAACGACGAAGCGCTACTCGACGTCGCGAATTTTCTAAAGTATGCCCCACTCGTCGTTCTCCATTGTTCCCGTCAAAACGAAGCGCTTAAAAACGCCACGATCGATGTACGAATCGAATTCGAATGTCGAGCCGATGTCCCTCCATCAACGACCGCCTACTGTTTGATAATACACGACTGCATCATGGAATACAACCCATTGACGAATatcgttcgaaaaattgtctga